One part of the Diadema setosum chromosome 6, eeDiaSeto1, whole genome shotgun sequence genome encodes these proteins:
- the LOC140229410 gene encoding succinate dehydrogenase [ubiquinone] cytochrome b small subunit A, mitochondrial-like, which yields MAMNLLRSRVLLSGPRLMTSTFLKSPYQAHSPAMLNALHTTQQNHQSAGLLPSKHWNAERLLSVGLMGIIPAAFMIQNPAMDYALAASLVLHGHWGVEQVLIDYVHGDTISKVANYSLVAISALSFAGLCYFNYNDVGLTKAVMMLWSS from the exons ATGGCAATGAATCTGCTCCGTTCTAGAG TTCTTCTGAGCGGTCCTCGCCTGATGACGAGTACTTTCCTCAAGTCGCCATACCAGGCTCACTCACCCGCCATGCTGAATGCCCTTCACACCACCCAACAGAACCATCAGA gTGCTGGTCTGCTGCCCTCTAAGCACTGGAATGCAGAGAGGTTGCTGTCCGTAGGTCTCATGGGCATCATCCCAGCTGCTTTCATGATCCAGAACCCCGCCATGGACTATGCCCTGGCTGCCAGCCTCGTGCTCCATGgtcactg GGGAGTGGAACAAGTTCTGATCGACTACGTCCACGGCGATACGATATCGAAGGTTGCCAACTACTCCCTGGTTGCCATCTCTGCTCTCTCCTTCGCCGGCCTCTGCTACTTCAACTACAACGACGTGGGGCTGACGAAGGCCGTCATGATGCTCTGGTCGTCATAG
- the LOC140230230 gene encoding uncharacterized protein, which produces MATKVFIAFMALLVVAMAFEFDPTDEEVAADVEFMKRDPVMQDFWLAEKRGQSMRKYKACEGAPGCWCMRRGGKVAYCGGAGGGAI; this is translated from the exons ATGGCAACCAAAGTTTTCATCGCATTCATGGCCCTGCTGGTGGTAGCCATGGCCTTCGAATTCGACCCTACCGACGAGGAGGTCGCAGCCGACGTCGAGTTCATGAAGAGGGACCCGGTCATGCAGGACTTCTGGCTGGCGGAGAAGAGGGGCCAAAGCATGAGGAAATACAAGG CTTGCGAAGGCGCCCCCGGCTGTTGGTGTATGAGGCGTGGTGGCAAGGTGGCATACTGCGGAG